In Fusobacteriaceae bacterium, a genomic segment contains:
- a CDS encoding TRAP transporter permease has translation MENTIDKIVQEQQVDGQAILEEFEKESRTRNFVSPLVKKAFEWTCILVTLYHLVYASGFYMPETLRNRSIHVGAILLLGFAMYPAFRKSSRKHIAWYDWILMALSVAIPIYMWVNYFSIVDRAAAPTTMDVVMGTILVLLVLEASRRITGLALPIIGLLFTIYALMGVKGGLIKINFPGLFMHRGTAWPSLIGHLFINTEGIYGTSVNVSSTYIFLFIVFGEVMNKCGMGAFFNDLAISVAGGTKGGPAKVSVLAAGLLGMINGSAIANVVTTGSFTIPLMKKSGYSKEFSGAVSATASVGGQLMPPVMGAAAFIMAETLGIQYSQIIVYAAVPAVIYYLGILFQIDMRASKDKLVGLPKDQLPAFKDTMKKYWHLTFPIAILMYMLFFSGKTLIMGALYTIIATVIIAQTRKVSRMSLDDIRSVLISSAKQTVSVAMACACVGIIIGACTKTGFTTNMASAIIRLGKSSLPLTLVFTMVTCMILGMGLPSIPSYIITYTIAVPALIQLGITDVAAHLFCFYFAMFANITPPVALAAFAAAGISGGDTVKTGVASVKLALAGFLLPYIFIYNSQLLLVNTTVSEGLLTAVTSCIGVFLLSAAVEGYMYTHINVAVRALSLVGALMLIVPGLKTDIIGFAILIVVVLFQKAMAKKNPSDTGTAVGA, from the coding sequence ATGGAGAACACCATCGACAAAATCGTTCAGGAACAACAAGTAGACGGACAGGCGATTTTGGAAGAATTTGAAAAAGAAAGCCGAACGCGGAATTTTGTCAGTCCTCTCGTCAAGAAGGCCTTTGAGTGGACCTGCATCCTCGTGACGCTGTACCATCTGGTTTATGCCTCCGGCTTTTACATGCCGGAAACTTTGCGGAACAGATCCATCCACGTGGGCGCGATCCTGCTGCTGGGCTTTGCCATGTACCCTGCCTTCCGGAAATCGAGCCGGAAACACATCGCGTGGTATGACTGGATCCTCATGGCGCTGTCCGTCGCTATCCCGATCTATATGTGGGTCAATTATTTCAGCATAGTAGACCGGGCCGCCGCGCCGACGACCATGGACGTCGTCATGGGGACGATTCTCGTCCTTTTGGTTCTTGAGGCTTCAAGGCGGATTACGGGACTGGCCCTTCCGATTATCGGGCTGCTGTTCACGATTTACGCCCTGATGGGAGTCAAGGGGGGCTTGATCAAGATCAATTTCCCGGGCCTCTTTATGCACCGGGGCACGGCCTGGCCCAGCCTGATCGGGCATCTTTTCATTAACACCGAAGGCATCTACGGCACGTCCGTAAACGTGTCGTCGACTTATATTTTCCTGTTCATCGTTTTCGGCGAAGTCATGAACAAATGCGGCATGGGGGCCTTTTTCAATGACCTTGCGATCAGTGTGGCCGGAGGCACCAAGGGCGGCCCCGCAAAGGTTTCCGTTCTGGCCGCGGGGCTTCTCGGCATGATCAACGGTTCGGCCATTGCCAACGTCGTGACGACAGGATCCTTTACGATTCCGCTGATGAAAAAATCCGGCTACAGTAAGGAATTTTCGGGCGCCGTTTCGGCAACGGCTTCCGTAGGCGGCCAGCTGATGCCGCCCGTAATGGGCGCCGCCGCCTTTATTATGGCGGAGACCCTGGGCATCCAGTACAGCCAGATTATCGTGTACGCGGCGGTACCCGCGGTCATTTACTATCTGGGGATTTTGTTTCAGATCGACATGCGGGCCTCCAAGGACAAACTTGTGGGTCTCCCCAAGGACCAGTTGCCGGCCTTCAAGGACACCATGAAGAAATACTGGCACCTGACCTTTCCGATCGCGATCTTGATGTACATGCTGTTTTTCAGCGGAAAGACGCTGATTATGGGCGCGCTCTACACGATTATCGCCACGGTTATCATCGCCCAGACGCGGAAAGTATCCCGCATGAGTCTTGACGACATCCGCTCGGTCCTGATTTCCTCGGCCAAGCAGACCGTATCGGTAGCGATGGCCTGCGCCTGCGTGGGCATCATCATCGGAGCCTGTACAAAGACCGGATTTACGACGAATATGGCGAGCGCCATCATCCGTCTCGGAAAATCCAGCCTGCCGTTGACGCTGGTCTTCACCATGGTGACCTGCATGATTCTCGGCATGGGCCTGCCGTCTATCCCCTCGTATATCATCACCTATACGATCGCGGTGCCGGCTCTGATCCAGCTCGGTATAACCGACGTGGCGGCGCATCTTTTCTGCTTCTACTTCGCCATGTTCGCCAACATCACGCCGCCGGTGGCCCTCGCGGCCTTTGCCGCCGCGGGAATTTCCGGAGGCGACACGGTCAAAACCGGCGTCGCTTCGGTCAAACTGGCGCTGGCGGGTTTCCTTTTACCCTATATCTTTATCTACAACAGCCAGCTGCTTCTCGTGAATACCACGGTGTCTGAGGGCTTGCTGACGGCGGTGACGTCCTGTATCGGAGTATTTCTCCTGTCGGCGGCCGTCGAGGGTTATATGTACACCCATATCAATGTGGCGGTTCGGGCTCTGTCTTTGGTCGGCGCGCTGATGCTTATCGTGCCGGGATTGAAGACGGATATTATCGGTTTTGCGATTTTGATCGTCGTCGTGCTCTTCCAGAAGGCCATGGCGAAGAAAAATCCTTCTGACACGGGAACCGCT
- a CDS encoding DUF1850 domain-containing protein, with product MLFCGLRNIKRSVFFGFFIFIALVAVTAAFVSGRRNHTLVVSHQLTGEVYYTGKIREEDVLSFGWIHSFEHVDWDEYYRVEKKRFTLFTIAVGGFGAGIPAEMDCTYRYADGLIYMENIKGSVFPEFNWINSQTQLKYISVNDRVILTGRDLPEHGRIKLTLR from the coding sequence ATGCTGTTTTGCGGATTGCGTAACATCAAAAGAAGCGTTTTTTTCGGGTTTTTCATTTTTATCGCGCTTGTCGCGGTCACAGCGGCTTTTGTGAGCGGCAGGCGAAACCACACGCTCGTGGTCTCCCACCAGTTGACGGGAGAGGTTTACTACACAGGCAAAATCAGGGAAGAGGATGTTTTGTCTTTCGGCTGGATACATTCGTTTGAGCATGTGGACTGGGATGAGTATTACAGGGTGGAAAAAAAGAGATTCACTCTTTTCACGATAGCCGTGGGCGGATTCGGCGCGGGGATTCCCGCCGAAATGGATTGCACGTACCGCTACGCCGACGGACTGATTTACATGGAGAACATCAAGGGAAGCGTATTCCCGGAATTCAACTGGATCAATTCACAGACCCAGTTGAAATACATTTCGGTCAATGATCGCGTGATCCTGACGGGCCGGGACCTGCCGGAGCACGGGCGGATCAAGTTGACTTTGAGATAG
- a CDS encoding TAXI family TRAP transporter solute-binding subunit has product MKRFLKASLFMVSLMAIVLTLAGKPAVAAVDRGSEFITVATGPSSGIYFPIGAAFAEALKAGGYKTSSQSTGASAQNITMIQKGEAEIAIAMQDSVMQAYEGYGAYKTADKNLRAMMRLWPNYVQLVTLEGTGIKSPADLKGKRVGVGAPNSGVELNARMIYEAYGLTYEDSKVDYLSYGEAIDQMKNGQCDAAFVTSGLPNGTVMELATQYKMVIVPIDGAGRDGLVSKYPFFAKTVIPAGTYNNKEDVQSVFVYNIMLVSKELSDEVVYDMMKVIFENIATIKASHNAADKNIDVTFGVEDVTIPLHDGAAKYWKEAGYKTPLN; this is encoded by the coding sequence ATGAAAAGATTTTTGAAAGCGTCACTGTTCATGGTAAGCTTGATGGCAATTGTGTTGACCCTGGCGGGTAAACCCGCGGTAGCCGCCGTAGACCGCGGCAGCGAGTTTATCACCGTGGCCACGGGACCTTCCAGCGGGATTTATTTCCCCATCGGCGCGGCCTTCGCGGAAGCCCTCAAGGCCGGCGGCTACAAGACCAGTTCCCAGTCTACGGGCGCTTCGGCCCAGAACATTACGATGATCCAGAAGGGAGAGGCGGAAATCGCCATCGCCATGCAGGATTCCGTAATGCAGGCTTATGAGGGCTACGGCGCGTACAAGACTGCGGACAAGAATTTGCGCGCCATGATGCGCTTGTGGCCCAATTATGTGCAACTCGTCACCCTCGAAGGTACGGGCATCAAAAGCCCCGCCGACCTCAAAGGCAAGCGCGTCGGCGTTGGCGCTCCCAATTCCGGCGTGGAACTCAACGCCCGGATGATTTATGAAGCTTATGGATTGACTTATGAAGACAGCAAAGTGGACTATCTGTCCTACGGCGAAGCCATTGACCAGATGAAAAACGGCCAGTGCGACGCGGCCTTCGTGACCTCGGGACTGCCCAACGGCACCGTTATGGAACTGGCCACCCAGTACAAGATGGTCATTGTGCCCATCGACGGCGCGGGCCGCGACGGACTCGTATCCAAGTATCCCTTCTTCGCCAAGACCGTGATTCCCGCGGGCACCTACAACAATAAAGAAGACGTGCAGTCCGTATTCGTGTACAACATCATGCTCGTCAGCAAAGAGTTGTCCGACGAAGTGGTCTATGACATGATGAAGGTGATCTTCGAGAACATCGCCACGATCAAGGCCTCCCACAACGCCGCCGACAAGAACATCGACGTTACCTTCGGCGTGGAGGACGTAACGATTCCCCTGCACGACGGCGCGGCGAAATATTGGAAGGAAGCGGGCTACAAAACGCCGCTCAATTAA
- a CDS encoding TRAP transporter fused permease subunit, protein MGARKIFRNIVALIWVAFQIYACFKAGISTIGLRGIHIGFAIAMVFLSKPFLAGDPLIGKAVDFFCAILAIICGAFLYFDSARIMARMLYITDMTPIELILGGIVMILLIESCRRMLGLSMTIVCLVFIVYGFAGKMLPGVLTHRGMNASSMIELQYVSTNGILGTATGVSADTVFYFMIFGAFLSATPAGKLFISLAKFITSKMVGGEAKSMVVACGLFGTISGSAAANVASVGTLTYESVVDSGFEPKFTAAILAIAGSAGQIIPPVMGAAAFLMADYVGMSYFTIVLYAIIPATLYILSLVFIVHYYAKKYNIKSKPVDTGALKKMIIRYFYLLIPLILLVYLIAIGKTVRLASSYSLIVLVVLASARKDSRLGVVKFINTLIDGANSAVVVAIPCAVAGIIVGILSYTSLGLMISQEISKMAGNRLWLALVLAMVLVIIMGMGMPTSAAYIMSATLLAPALKKIGVPLIVAHFYIFYFANLSMITPPVALASYTAAGVAKTPFWDTGIEAFKYSFITFLIPYVFVYNPALLGLGSAKDIILAVIPAIIGLWSVAVGMIGFLRAKIGVFIRILLVLIGLLMIIPEKISTIAGIACFAVFLVWQLAFTKNTQTY, encoded by the coding sequence GTGGGAGCACGAAAGATTTTTCGGAATATTGTCGCGTTGATTTGGGTGGCCTTCCAGATCTACGCCTGCTTCAAGGCGGGGATCTCGACGATCGGTCTGCGGGGAATCCACATCGGTTTTGCGATCGCCATGGTTTTTTTGTCAAAACCCTTCCTCGCCGGCGACCCGCTGATCGGAAAGGCCGTGGATTTCTTCTGCGCGATTCTCGCCATTATCTGCGGCGCTTTTCTCTATTTTGATTCGGCCCGGATCATGGCGCGGATGCTCTATATCACCGATATGACGCCGATAGAACTGATCCTCGGCGGGATCGTCATGATTTTATTGATCGAGTCCTGCCGCCGGATGCTCGGTCTTTCCATGACCATCGTCTGCCTCGTCTTTATCGTCTACGGCTTTGCGGGGAAAATGCTGCCCGGCGTGCTCACCCATCGCGGCATGAACGCTTCGAGCATGATCGAGTTGCAGTATGTCTCCACAAACGGCATCCTCGGCACAGCCACAGGGGTCTCCGCCGATACGGTATTTTACTTTATGATCTTCGGGGCCTTCCTTTCGGCGACGCCGGCGGGGAAGCTCTTCATTTCCCTGGCCAAGTTCATCACGAGCAAAATGGTCGGCGGGGAAGCGAAATCCATGGTCGTGGCCTGCGGGCTCTTCGGGACCATCAGCGGAAGCGCCGCGGCAAATGTGGCCTCCGTGGGGACGCTGACCTACGAATCCGTTGTGGATTCGGGCTTTGAGCCCAAATTCACGGCGGCCATCCTCGCCATCGCGGGATCGGCCGGGCAGATCATTCCGCCGGTCATGGGGGCCGCCGCCTTCTTGATGGCCGACTATGTGGGCATGTCGTATTTTACGATCGTTCTTTACGCCATCATACCGGCGACGCTCTACATCCTGTCTCTCGTCTTCATCGTGCATTATTACGCGAAAAAATATAACATCAAATCGAAGCCCGTCGACACCGGCGCGCTGAAAAAGATGATCATCCGGTATTTTTACCTGCTGATCCCGTTGATTCTGCTCGTGTATCTGATCGCGATCGGAAAGACCGTGCGGCTCGCCTCGTCTTACTCGCTGATCGTTCTCGTCGTGCTCGCCTCGGCCCGGAAAGACTCCCGGCTCGGCGTGGTCAAGTTCATCAACACGCTGATCGACGGGGCCAATTCCGCCGTGGTCGTAGCCATCCCCTGCGCGGTGGCCGGGATCATCGTCGGGATTCTCAGTTATACGAGTCTCGGGCTCATGATCAGCCAGGAAATCTCCAAAATGGCCGGAAACCGCCTTTGGTTGGCCCTCGTGCTCGCCATGGTTCTCGTGATCATTATGGGCATGGGCATGCCCACAAGCGCGGCCTACATCATGTCGGCGACGCTTTTGGCGCCGGCTTTGAAAAAGATCGGCGTGCCCTTGATCGTGGCCCACTTCTACATTTTTTATTTCGCCAATCTCTCGATGATCACGCCTCCCGTGGCCCTCGCCTCCTATACGGCCGCGGGCGTGGCGAAAACGCCGTTCTGGGATACGGGAATCGAGGCCTTCAAATACAGTTTTATCACATTTTTGATTCCCTATGTCTTTGTGTACAATCCGGCCCTGCTGGGCCTCGGATCCGCCAAAGACATCATTCTTGCCGTCATTCCGGCCATTATCGGGCTCTGGTCCGTGGCCGTCGGCATGATCGGCTTCCTCCGGGCAAAAATCGGCGTGTTCATACGGATTTTGCTCGTCCTGATCGGCCTTTTGATGATTATCCCCGAGAAGATCTCGACGATCGCCGGGATTGCCTGTTTTGCGGTATTTCTCGTGTGGCAGCTGGCATTTACCAAAAATACACAGACTTATTGA
- a CDS encoding TAXI family TRAP transporter solute-binding subunit, whose product MRKVKRITAVLFALVLFLTAFTTSHAKYTFNPGDKVDKTVQFATLAVGSSWYVYGATVANVVTSHDTGLKIDVMPNSGGVGNMLLLKAGKADIGLGFNCTNAWAYKGILAFQESGAIPKLRGLVGTIDQMYVGIAIRNGAGFTRIRDIAEKKMPINVYTSETGSASEYTTRLVLESIGCSYEDIIKWGGSVTHTDFASIVAAYQDGKCDFFMQHVSVGHPAFTELCTTADVTVGELDEQSLEYLKGNGYSVATMPANSFNKQTKDVICAGITTNIVTTTDLPDEIAYRIVKQIYENPEELKTGHAGLGNFNREACATPELYGGFPLHPGAEKYYREIGLIK is encoded by the coding sequence ATGAGAAAAGTGAAAAGAATTACTGCTGTGCTGTTTGCCCTTGTGTTATTCCTGACCGCTTTTACGACGAGCCACGCCAAGTATACGTTCAATCCCGGCGACAAGGTCGACAAAACCGTCCAGTTCGCGACGCTTGCCGTGGGCAGTTCCTGGTACGTGTACGGCGCGACGGTGGCCAATGTGGTGACCTCGCATGATACGGGTCTCAAAATTGACGTTATGCCCAATTCCGGCGGCGTCGGCAATATGCTCTTGCTGAAAGCCGGAAAGGCCGATATCGGTCTAGGTTTCAACTGTACAAACGCCTGGGCCTACAAAGGGATCCTGGCTTTTCAGGAAAGCGGCGCCATTCCCAAACTGCGCGGACTCGTAGGGACCATCGACCAGATGTATGTCGGCATCGCGATCCGGAACGGAGCGGGCTTTACCCGCATCCGGGACATCGCCGAAAAGAAAATGCCGATCAATGTTTACACGTCGGAAACCGGTTCCGCCAGCGAATATACGACCCGGCTCGTGCTGGAATCCATCGGCTGTTCCTATGAAGACATCATCAAATGGGGCGGTTCCGTGACTCATACGGATTTTGCCAGCATCGTGGCCGCTTATCAGGACGGCAAGTGCGACTTCTTCATGCAGCACGTATCCGTTGGTCATCCCGCTTTTACGGAACTCTGCACGACCGCCGACGTCACCGTGGGCGAGCTTGACGAGCAGTCCCTTGAATACCTGAAAGGGAACGGCTACAGCGTCGCCACCATGCCCGCCAACAGCTTCAACAAACAGACGAAAGACGTCATTTGCGCCGGCATCACGACCAATATTGTGACGACGACGGATCTGCCCGACGAAATCGCCTATCGCATCGTAAAACAGATCTACGAGAATCCCGAGGAACTGAAAACCGGTCACGCGGGACTCGGCAACTTCAACCGCGAAGCCTGCGCTACGCCTGAACTCTACGGCGGTTTCCCCCTGCATCCGGGCGCGGAAAAATATTATCGTGAGATCGGCTTGATCAAATAA
- the rnr gene encoding ribonuclease R — protein MTNEKGLRELQDVLASEGRGLKYTEITELLHWQQRPKKEIKAELREWVRIGEITLNRKNKYNLPDMKGLVKGVVSMTTDRYGFVDTEDEGGVFVAGPDLGSAVDGDTVWVRIVSDARDGMKQEGKVVRIIERSKNTVTGVFEKNGDFGFVVPTGSFGRDIYIPAHMMRDAKDNELVTVEIIDWGDESRKPSGQILRILGDAQDTGNMIRALIINEGLPETFPREVVEEAKAIPLGIRGEERKGRVDLTTLPIITIDGEDAKDLDDAVYVEKLINGNYRLFVSIADVSWYVREGSALDVEAYARGNSVYLVDRVLPMLPPELSNGICSLNEGEEKLTFTCRMEITPAGEVENYDLFRSVIRSARRMTYTDVNRIIAGEAEALTQYADIAPMVSTMLALSHILRKKKRANGNIDFDLPEIKVKLNEKGLVESVGTRERGEAEKLIEDFMVAANETVAEELYYAELPALYRTHEKPDPEKITALNTVLNRFGFRVSRHDDLHPKELQEIIDKSRETGVSQLIHKLILMSLKQARYTVENIGHFGLASRCYTHFTSPIRRYADLMAHRILASRLTRYPSAEENAKLAGELPGICLHISRTERIAMKAEEQSVRIKVVEYMRERVGEEFTGTIVGFSRKKIFLATEENIECYWDLVAADHFYELDEERYAMEDQSEGLWYNIGDKFPITVVRASLAELEIEVIPTALLPENAE, from the coding sequence ATGACCAATGAAAAAGGGCTCCGGGAACTGCAAGACGTTCTCGCGAGCGAGGGAAGAGGACTCAAGTACACGGAAATCACGGAGCTGCTTCACTGGCAGCAACGGCCGAAGAAAGAGATCAAGGCCGAACTGCGGGAATGGGTCAGGATCGGCGAAATTACGTTGAACCGCAAGAACAAGTACAACCTGCCCGACATGAAGGGCCTCGTCAAGGGCGTCGTCTCCATGACGACGGACCGCTACGGCTTTGTGGACACCGAGGACGAGGGCGGCGTCTTTGTGGCCGGTCCCGATTTGGGAAGCGCCGTGGATGGCGATACGGTCTGGGTCAGGATCGTTTCCGACGCCCGGGACGGGATGAAGCAGGAAGGCAAGGTCGTCAGGATTATCGAGCGCAGCAAGAATACCGTGACCGGCGTCTTTGAAAAAAACGGCGATTTCGGTTTTGTGGTCCCCACAGGCTCCTTCGGCCGGGACATTTATATTCCCGCCCACATGATGCGCGACGCCAAAGACAACGAGCTCGTGACCGTGGAAATTATCGACTGGGGAGACGAGTCCAGAAAGCCGTCGGGGCAGATCCTGCGTATCCTCGGCGACGCTCAGGATACCGGAAACATGATCCGGGCCCTGATCATCAACGAGGGACTGCCGGAGACCTTTCCCCGGGAGGTCGTCGAAGAAGCGAAAGCGATCCCTCTGGGGATCCGCGGGGAAGAACGCAAAGGAAGGGTCGATCTCACGACGCTTCCGATTATTACCATAGACGGCGAGGACGCCAAAGATTTGGACGACGCCGTTTACGTGGAGAAACTCATAAACGGCAATTACCGGCTCTTTGTCTCCATAGCCGACGTCTCCTGGTACGTGCGGGAAGGCTCGGCTCTGGACGTTGAGGCCTATGCCCGGGGCAACTCGGTCTACCTAGTGGACAGGGTGCTGCCCATGCTGCCGCCCGAACTCAGCAACGGCATCTGCTCGCTGAACGAGGGCGAGGAAAAGCTCACGTTTACCTGCCGCATGGAGATTACCCCCGCGGGAGAAGTGGAAAACTACGATCTTTTCCGTTCCGTCATCAGGAGCGCCCGCCGCATGACTTATACCGACGTCAACCGGATCATCGCCGGGGAGGCGGAAGCGCTGACGCAGTACGCGGATATCGCGCCCATGGTCTCGACCATGCTGGCGCTCTCGCACATTCTGCGAAAGAAAAAGCGCGCCAACGGCAATATTGACTTCGATCTGCCCGAGATCAAGGTCAAACTCAATGAAAAAGGCCTCGTGGAGAGCGTCGGAACCCGGGAAAGGGGCGAAGCCGAAAAACTCATCGAAGATTTTATGGTGGCCGCCAACGAAACCGTGGCCGAAGAACTCTATTACGCGGAACTCCCCGCCCTCTACCGAACCCACGAAAAGCCCGATCCCGAAAAGATCACGGCCCTCAATACGGTCTTGAACCGTTTCGGCTTCCGGGTCAGTCGCCATGACGACCTCCATCCCAAGGAACTGCAGGAAATCATTGACAAATCCCGAGAGACGGGCGTCAGCCAGTTGATCCACAAGCTGATCCTCATGTCCCTGAAGCAGGCCCGCTATACCGTGGAAAATATCGGCCATTTCGGTCTCGCCTCCCGCTGCTACACGCATTTTACCTCGCCCATACGCCGCTACGCCGACCTCATGGCGCACCGGATTCTCGCGTCCCGCCTGACCCGCTATCCCTCCGCCGAGGAGAACGCCAAACTGGCCGGAGAGCTGCCGGGCATTTGCCTTCATATTTCGCGGACGGAGCGGATCGCCATGAAGGCCGAAGAACAGAGCGTCCGGATCAAGGTCGTCGAATACATGCGGGAACGGGTCGGGGAGGAATTTACCGGAACCATCGTCGGCTTTTCCCGGAAGAAGATTTTCCTCGCTACCGAAGAGAATATCGAGTGTTATTGGGATCTTGTGGCCGCCGATCATTTTTATGAGCTGGACGAGGAGCGCTACGCCATGGAAGATCAAAGCGAAGGACTTTGGTACAATATCGGGGACAAATTTCCGATTACCGTCGTCCGGGCCAGCCTGGCCGAGCTCGAAATCGAGGTCATTCCCACCGCGCTTTTGCCGGAAAACGCGGAATGA
- the yqeK gene encoding bis(5'-nucleosyl)-tetraphosphatase (symmetrical) YqeK, giving the protein MREASRQKTTLLKESVEAELSPRRFRHTMGVVETALALAKPFGLDPGRIETAALLHDICKEWSAEDLRKMVCQYFPGEMGEKDLESPEIMHGFAGAALAEHGYGIADPEILEAIKYHTVGKEGLSRFARVIYIADAVEPGRAYPEAAEIRRRVFADMDGGILYALRHMTAYLRQSGKYIHPNTEKMLAWLQAGRPDQNGSDPGNGGKHDQ; this is encoded by the coding sequence ATGCGGGAAGCGTCGCGACAAAAGACAACTTTATTGAAGGAAAGCGTGGAGGCCGAATTGAGCCCCCGCCGTTTTCGCCACACCATGGGCGTCGTGGAAACCGCCCTCGCCCTGGCAAAACCTTTCGGCCTTGATCCCGGGCGGATCGAAACGGCCGCCCTTTTGCATGACATCTGCAAGGAGTGGTCTGCGGAAGACCTGAGAAAGATGGTCTGTCAGTATTTTCCCGGCGAAATGGGCGAAAAGGACCTTGAAAGTCCCGAGATCATGCACGGCTTCGCGGGGGCGGCCCTGGCGGAACACGGGTACGGGATCGCCGATCCCGAAATCCTCGAGGCCATAAAGTATCACACGGTAGGGAAAGAAGGCCTTTCCCGCTTTGCCCGGGTCATTTACATCGCCGACGCCGTGGAGCCCGGTCGCGCCTATCCCGAGGCGGCCGAGATCCGTCGGCGGGTCTTTGCCGATATGGACGGCGGGATCCTCTACGCTCTGCGTCACATGACGGCCTATCTGAGGCAATCGGGAAAATATATCCATCCGAATACGGAAAAAATGCTGGCCTGGCTGCAAGCGGGCAGGCCCGATCAAAACGGGAGCGATCCCGGAAACGGGGGAAAACATGACCAATGA
- a CDS encoding aldo/keto reductase, with translation MKYTALGKTGMNVSRTSFGALPIQRCTFEEAAGILRRAYDGGVNFFDTARAYSDSEEKIAYALSDVRDRIFIASKTMGRDPAKMRADLETTLRNLKTDHVDLLQFHNHTPGDEQIAEMRKFIAEGKVLHMGITQHKLEEAFKAVRSGLFETLQFPFSCLSGEKDVALVKETADAGMGFICMKAMSGGLIRNVEANFAFIRSLETPVPIWGVQRIEEIEQFLELEEKDPAFTEEYAARVAEEKQALGGKFCRGCGYCLPCPADIEIFMAARMREFMLRSPYQGMVTKEAREKMFRIENCIACKACETRCPYGLKPYELLKEQLIWYKGFLREKGIMES, from the coding sequence ATGAAGTACACGGCCTTGGGAAAAACGGGAATGAACGTATCGCGGACGTCCTTCGGGGCGCTTCCGATTCAACGTTGTACATTTGAGGAAGCCGCCGGGATTTTGCGGCGGGCTTACGACGGCGGCGTCAACTTTTTTGATACGGCGAGGGCTTATTCGGACAGCGAGGAAAAAATCGCGTACGCGCTCTCCGACGTACGGGACCGGATCTTCATCGCCTCAAAGACCATGGGCAGGGACCCGGCCAAAATGCGCGCCGATTTGGAGACAACGCTGCGGAACCTGAAGACCGACCATGTGGATTTGCTGCAATTTCACAATCATACGCCGGGCGACGAGCAGATCGCGGAAATGCGCAAGTTTATCGCCGAAGGAAAAGTGCTCCATATGGGCATTACGCAGCACAAGCTCGAAGAAGCCTTCAAAGCGGTCCGCAGCGGACTCTTCGAGACCCTGCAATTCCCTTTTTCCTGTCTTTCGGGGGAAAAGGACGTCGCTCTTGTGAAGGAAACCGCCGACGCGGGCATGGGCTTTATCTGCATGAAGGCCATGTCCGGCGGACTGATCCGCAACGTCGAGGCCAATTTCGCCTTTATCCGGTCGCTGGAAACGCCCGTCCCCATCTGGGGCGTTCAGAGAATTGAAGAAATCGAACAATTCTTGGAACTGGAGGAAAAGGACCCCGCTTTTACGGAAGAATACGCGGCCCGGGTCGCGGAAGAAAAACAAGCCTTGGGCGGAAAATTCTGTCGGGGTTGCGGCTATTGCCTGCCCTGTCCGGCGGATATCGAGATCTTCATGGCCGCCAGAATGCGGGAATTTATGCTGCGGTCGCCCTATCAGGGCATGGTGACGAAAGAGGCCCGGGAGAAAATGTTCCGGATCGAAAACTGCATCGCGTGCAAGGCCTGCGAAACCCGCTGTCCCTACGGCCTGAAGCCCTATGAGCTACTGAAGGAGCAGCTCATCTGGTACAAGGGCTTTTTGCGGGAAAAAGGAATCATGGAGTCGTAA